In Rana temporaria chromosome 3, aRanTem1.1, whole genome shotgun sequence, a single window of DNA contains:
- the MFAP1 gene encoding microfibrillar-associated protein 1: protein MASSNALNKQPPIQSTAGAVPVRNEKGEISMEKVKVKRYVSGKRPDYAPMESSDEEDEEFQFIKKGKEQEVEVEEQPEESTSDPRLRRLQNRMNEDVEERLARHRKIVEPEVVGESEPESEPGEEWRGVERGEDTSEEEEEEVDDEEIERRRCMMRLKAEERKNEEMEVLEVEDEWKSEEEMVSEYEEYTDSEEEPEPKLKPVYIRKKDRVTVQEKEVEAQKQKELEVEAKKMAEERRKYTLKIVEEETKKEIEENKRTLAALDALNTDDENDEEEYESWKVRELKRIKRDREEREAMEKEKAEIDRMRNMTEEERRAELRANGKIITNKALKGKYKFLQKYYHRGAFFLDEDDDVYKRDFSAPTLEDHFNKTILPKVMQVKNFGRSGRTKYTHLVDQDTTSFDSAWGQESAQNTKFFKQKAAGVRDVFERPSVKKRKT from the exons ATGGCGTCCTCCAATGCGCTCAACAAGCAGCCGCCGATCCAGTCCACGGCCGGGGCCGTCCCTGTCCGCAATGAGAAAG GTGAAATCTCGATGGAGAAGGTGAAGGTAAAAAGATATGTCTCCGGTAAAAGACCAGACTATGCACCTATGGAATCCTCTGAtgaggaagatgaggagttccAGTTCATCAAGAAGGGGAAGGAACAGGAGGTGGAAGTGGAAGAACAGCCAGAAGAAAGCACCAGCGACCCACGTCTGCGTCGGTTACAGAACCGCATGAATGAAGATGTAGAAGAGAG GTTGGCCAGACACCGTAAGATCGTGGAACCAGAAGTGGTAGGCGAAAGTGAGCCAGAATCTGAACCAGGAGAAGAATGGCGAGGGGTTGAAAGAGGAGAGGACAccagtgaggaggaggaagaggaggtggaCGATGAG GAAATTGAGCGTCGACGTTGTATGATGCGACTAAAAGCCGAGGAGAGGAAGAATGAGGAAATGGAAGTGTTGGAGGTGGAGGATGAATGGAAATCTGAGGAAGAGATGGTATCTGAATATGAAGAATACACAGACAGTGAAGAAGAGCCAGAACCAAAACTTAAACCAGTATACATTAGGAA GAAGGATAGAGTAACGGTTCAAGAAAAAGAAGTGGAAGCACAAAAACAGAAGGAGTTGGAGGTTGAAGCTAAGAAGATGGCAGAAGAAAGACGTAAATACACCCTAAAG ATTGTGGAGgaagaaacaaagaaagagaTAGAGGAAAACAAGAGAACTCTGGCAGCTCTGGACGCCCTGAACACGGATGATGAGAATGATGAGGAGGAGTATGAATCCTGGAAGGTTCGGGAACTGAAACGCATTAAACGTGATCGTGAAGAGAGAGAAGC AATGGAGAAGGAGAAGGCAGAAATAGACCGCATGCGTAATATGACCGAAGAGGAACGCCGTGCTGAACTTCGTGCCAATGGAAAGATAATCACCAACAAAGCTCTAAAGGGAAAATACAAATTCCTGCAGAAATACTACCACAGAGGAGCTTTCTTCCTG GATGAAGATGATGATGTATATAAGAGAGACTTCAGTGCTCCCACATTGGAAGACCACTTTAATAAAACTATCCTACCCAAAGTCATGCAG GTCAAAAACTTTGGACGTTCTGGTAGGACAAAATACACTCACTTGGTGGATCAAGACACAACATCGTTTGACTCTGCATGGGGCCAGGAGAGTGCCCAGAACACCAAATTCTTCAAGCAGAAGGCAGCTGGTGTAAGGGATGTGTTTGAGAGACCTTCTGTGAAGAAAAGGAAAACTTAG